A DNA window from Massilia putida contains the following coding sequences:
- a CDS encoding LytR/AlgR family response regulator transcription factor: protein MNPSASMPPCALIAEDEPILAATLAATLRRLWPELDIAGTAPNGVAAVQQALELRPDILFLDIKMPGQSGLEAAQELAERWDGARPFPQIVFVTAYDDYAVQAFEQAAVDYVMKPVSDARLARTVERLRARIAPAPEKSGDDGLARLIEQMRALLPQAAAPAERLTVIRAAVGSVIRMIPVQEVAYFQALDKYVNVAGPDGDALIRLSLKDLLPQLDPDQFRQISRGAIVNMRHVTSASRDDAGKLTLHLRDRTDTLRVSPLFAHLFRQM from the coding sequence ATGAACCCATCCGCATCCATGCCCCCCTGCGCCCTCATCGCCGAGGACGAACCGATCCTCGCCGCCACGCTCGCCGCCACGCTGCGCCGCCTGTGGCCCGAACTCGACATCGCCGGCACCGCGCCGAACGGCGTCGCCGCCGTGCAACAGGCGCTCGAACTGCGGCCCGACATCCTCTTCCTCGACATCAAGATGCCGGGCCAGAGCGGCCTGGAAGCGGCGCAGGAACTGGCCGAACGCTGGGACGGCGCGCGTCCGTTCCCGCAGATCGTGTTCGTGACCGCGTACGACGACTATGCCGTGCAGGCGTTCGAACAGGCCGCCGTCGACTATGTGATGAAGCCCGTGAGCGACGCCCGCCTGGCCCGCACCGTCGAGCGGCTCCGGGCGCGCATCGCCCCCGCGCCGGAGAAATCGGGCGACGACGGCCTGGCCCGACTGATCGAGCAGATGCGCGCCCTGCTGCCGCAAGCGGCGGCGCCGGCCGAGCGCTTGACCGTGATCCGCGCGGCCGTCGGCAGCGTCATCCGCATGATCCCCGTGCAGGAGGTGGCGTACTTCCAGGCGCTCGACAAATACGTGAACGTGGCGGGCCCCGACGGCGACGCGCTGATCCGCCTGAGCCTCAAGGACCTGCTGCCCCAGCTCGACCCGGACCAGTTCCGCCAGATCAGCCGCGGCGCCATCGTCAACATGCGGCACGTGACGAGCGCCAGCCGCGACGATGCCGGCAAGCTGACGCTGCACCTGCGCGACCGCACGGACACGCTGCGGGTCAGTCCGTTGTTCGCACACCTCTTCCGGCAGATGTGA